The nucleotide window TAGTTTTCTCTGGTTCTGGACTGATTTTGACTTTTAAAACGGGCGACATAATTACAGGAGGCAAAGGTTTCGTCCTCGATTTTACAATTGGTATATTACTTCATAAATATTTTCCATAGCAAGCAATTCATGGAGTGAGAAATTTCCTATTTAGATAAACCAATGAGAAATTATTGTGAGGACGATCACTTCCACTGCAGCAATGGCAAATGTATTCTCAAAACTTGGTTGTGCAATGGCTGGGACGAATGTGGAGACTCTTCCGACGAGCAAAACTGCACGGTCGCATGCAAAACAGGTTATTCTCATTGCAGTTCAAACAGTTCCCTTTGCTACGACTTCATCCACGGTCGATGTAATGGGATCCTCGATTGCCCCGGTGGAGAGGACGAACAAGCGTGTGGTTAGTTTTACTCTTATTTCGTAAGTATTTCGTTTTCTACTGATcattgattgtttttgtttgttttttttgtgactGGAATATAATAGCCTTAACCTGCGGAAATCAACTTCCTTGCCGGACACGAGGCGGTTGCTACAGATCGGCTCAGCGCTGTGACGGAGTGAACGACTGTCCAGACGGTTCTGACGAAGAAGGTTGCGATGCGGCACTTTGTGGGCCACATCGTGACGGTTTTCTTTGTCGTAATCGACACTGTGTGACGGCTTCGGCCCGTTGCGATGGAATCAAAGATTGTGGCGATTTTAGTGACGAAGAGACCTGCATGAAAGTAAAACCAAATAAAGTAAACTTTGTAAGcacgaagaaaaacaatttaatggCTGATGTTATGATACTCTTCAGATGTCTGTCATCACGGCAGTCATTCTGGGCTCTTTGATTTGCGGCCTTTTACTTGTTATTGCTGCCGGATGTGGATTGCGGTTGTACCACTTGAGAGTAGCCCTAGAGCAACGATGGTCGACCATTCGCCTTCAACAGCGCACCGTCCAGTATTTAACGATCATTAGTTGTTCATTTCAAAGTCCTAACATTCGCGTTCAcccatgtttgtttttattatacAGTAGTCAAGATTTTGACGAGTTCGGACACAGAAGACCAGTGATGGGCAGATTACCACCACCCAGCTACGCCCAAGCAACGGGTGCCGTGGATCTTTCCTCGTCATCACGGACCATTTCTTCACCGGGCACTTGCGTTCCATCCCAGCGTCAAAGACAATCGAATCGTGTCCGCCGTCCTGCTCCGCCGTTACCCGAACCGCCAATGCCTTTACCATTACGGCTCTCTACGTCCGGTCCGTCCAGTGTTGAAGTGGAATTACGTGCACAGTTGCCTCCTAATGACATTACTGATCCATTACCGCAACCATCTCAGCCATCCTCTCATTTGGCTGCTGGGAGTTTCTTGGCCCGCCTAGTGAGGCGAGTCTGGAGAAAAGATTTATCGTCCAATGGCGGTGGTGGATCTGGTGATGGCGTGTCTTTCTCTCCTTCGTCGCCCAGCTCATCCAGCCTCCCTGATGCTCAGGGTTCCATTGCACAAGATTTGCACATCAATAGTGGTAGTGGTGCGACAAATACCAGTCGGACCGCCTATCATCTTTCTGCCTTCATTGCGCCCAATCGACGTTCAGATGATATTGACGACGCGGGAGACGACGATGAAGACGACGTTGACACGGAACCTCTCATCGAGTCTCATAGTCCCTAACTGTCCGTCATAATGATCTTTGTACATTTTGTCAGCCAACTATCAAAGAAATATCATATTTAATCTCATTTAtcgaaggggaaaaaaggggaaaatcaTATcataaagagaaaagaaagtaaaaatatCAAGAAAAAATCTTGGCCATCATCCACAATGAGCGAAAACAAAACTCTAAAAATAATATCAAGCTCCTTGGGAGAAAACCTGCTTTAAATAATAAGAGTAAGCTAGGGTATGGAACCAAATATTTTAGCTTGTTTTAAGCCCTTCTTATTGGTAAGCCTGTTGTATGTCTGTGTACAATCTGTGCATGTGTGTGAGCGTGTATGCGTGCTAAAATGTACAGCcttatttttaaataagatGAATTTTTATGTTAGTCGAAATTCCCTCTTGTTTTCCTTCTGTGCATtatacttaaaaaacaaacgataTGGATTGGAGTAACCTTGgacaataaaatttttatgttttgtcGCTATAAAATATTGTAAATCTAAGCCCCGACCTAATTGAATTTAACTTCAAATTTTCAGGGAATTCAGTTTACACGGGTTTTACATGTAAACGTTCCAGTTCACAGGTTTTAAGTTAGAAACATTAGCTAAGTGTAAATAGCTGAATGAGTCATTCACCAAGTTAACATTTGACGAATGGAATCTTATCGCGCTGGTTTGTTGTATTTACAATATTTAAAGATAtctgaaacaaaatgaaaccaaCACCGGGctggaaatgaaaaaacaaaaaaacaaaaaggctgAAAAACGATGATGGCTTTATCGTTTTGACGGCTACCGTAGTGTCCAGACACAGAAAAcggaagcaaaaaagaaaaaaattaacgaaacgaAAATCAGAGATGCAGTTCAAAATGAAAGGAACAGGCGTGGAAAGATGAACAAATATGCAGACAATCATTTAATTCTATTACGCTGGAAACAAAaatcaagagaaaaaaaaatgtaagaaCTTGATTGTTTAAATACCAGCAACTGCTaggtcgtttttctttttttctctcttcgaCGAATTGCGACTGCGTATTGATGATAGACTTGATGAAACACTACTCACTTCTTAGATTCGCACAATTGATAATTACAAAAGATATCCAACAGAGCCAATCACAGTTTTTCAACATGGTCGGCGGATGTCATTCATGGCGTATTTGCTTGTCCAGTTGCGGGCAACAGCGTTAAAACGGGCTCGTTTGTTTATGTACATTTCGGCTACGTCAGCCTCCATGGCCACGGCGCAAAATGGGTCCGTCAATAAGCTCTGTACCGATATAAGCACCTAAAATATCAGAAATCAAAAAGGTAATACGGCCAATCTTGCCTAGGGCTAAATGAACTGCTCATACCTTGGCTATAGTTAGGGCTAGACTCCAGTTATGCTGGATACAGTCCAGTCCAATATCACCGTGGCGTGAGATGTTCGGATGAAAGATCTTTGTCGCAAAGCGTACTGAAGGCGGCCGGATGGGATAGCTGTGTGGAATCTGAACGTGCAAGTAAAAAACGCCTCCCTCATAGGGGCTGCTCGTCGGTCCTGTAATGGATGCTTGCCAATGACTCCATGCTCGATCCAGCGGAGTAGCTCGAATTCCTTCAGGGGGATCCGTACAAAATACTGGaaagaaacgcaaaaaattgATCTACAGACTTGCAATTCGTAAAAAAACCAAGCTTTCCTCTCACTCCGCCATTCATTACACAAGCGATTGTTACGCCAGTGATTTGAAGGCTCCCAAGCTCCTTCCTCTTCAACGTTCGAACGGTGTAAACAATACAAACACGGAGAACTGTCTACTCTAAAATGGAAAACGCATCAGTCCACACAAGTTCATAGGGGGAAAAGAAGTTCAAATTTTACAGGTTAGCAAAAACTCCGGCCCATTCTGCTACCGCATAGTTGGGCCGAAAGAGTGGCCATCGTCGGAAAGTGAATTGATTCCACTGATCGTTGGTTATACATTCGGCCACAAGCTGCTGCCACCTCTTGCAAACTTTCGAGGCGCTCCATAACGATATATCGTCCAGGTGCGAAAATACCTGCATTAGCACTGCCATAATTTTGTAGAACAATAACACAGTCAGTAgctacataatttctattcacTGCTCTCAATGTCACTCACATTCTGGAGGCAATGCCTGTACTGCTGTCAGTATGGAGTCTGTTAGTCTTGGGGTAGAAAGGAGGGACAGCTGTTCGGCAAGCCTAGCAAATGACAAATGAGCCTACAGGAAATCAAATATTGATTCTTGAATGCCTGAAATGAACCTGTCAATTTTGAGGGGTGCTACAGCCCATCGAAATGGCTCTGCCCTTCTAGGTGCAGCAGGTGAAAGGGCTGGATGGGAGCAATTTTGTCCATGGGAGCCACAGTAACCATTATCCTTGAAGTCAGTTGGCAAATCACTTGGTTCATCATTTCCAGAGTCATCGTCGTCTGTCTTATGCTAGGTAAACAAAGTAGTCGTTGTTCAGCATAAAGGAAGGATTTGGGCAAAAGTTATATCCtaagaaaaaatttacctCACTGAAGTTGGCCTCTGGAGGTTGGTTGATGTTGTCTGGGAACAAGAATAGGTGGCAGGTGGTGCAAGCATGCTGGCCAAAACAAGGACCATAATAGCCATCACAATGACTGCAAACTTGGTTGGGAAAGTTGAAGGAATCATCAACCAGTTCCTCTACAGCCAGAGGGTCAACAAGGATGTCTCCTTCATCAACCCAAGCTAAATCGTCCTGGCCTTCATCGTCGACATCATTCTTCTCAGCCATATTATTTGGAATCACAACGATGTTGTCGCTTCCTTCATTGGCCAAGTATTCGGCAGCATGTCAAGGTCGTTTTTCTGCTGAAGTTATCCTATGCAAACTTATATTTCGTTGGCGTTGGAAGTGATATTACTTAAGCTATGTACAGAAACAGTTTTGCAAGTTATAACACATTAAGGAAGTTTTTTAAGGTATGCAAATGAAGACACTTTTGATTTCAAGCAGCACAGGAATTTGTGTAAACTGCAATGCAGTTGACATCAGCTGGGATGTACGGAAGAGGATCAAATTTCCGCTAGATGGTAGTGTAAtcatgtaaacaaactgtaatatttatttattaaccGGAATTTGCTGGATTCATGAAGCTACTGGGATTGCAAATCGCTTTAAACTGagattgttttaaaaaatattgacTTGCCGgaaacaaaaattatcagaAAAATGTAGTCAAACAAGTTGGCTTTTTTACGGGAGTTCCAAAATGCGAAAGCGAAAAGTTAACCGCTTTATTAACTTGCTTCTTTGAAATTTCTAGAATGAACAAAGTGAATGCAGAATAAAATTCACTTTTTTGCAGTTCAGACCCTTACGCTTTGCTACGTTCGACCACAGCACTGATCGAACGTAACTAAGGGGCGAATAATTGATGAGGGGCGTAGAGGGGGAATGAAAATAAAGCATGGAAGACGTGAAAAATGTATCTTAACCACTCGTACACTTGATATCTTTGCTTAAAAACATGgatcattttttcttcaagtcTTGGAAATGATATAGAGTCAAACTAGTTTGTGAAACATTTCAAAGTAGATTAGAATTTTAAACTCGAAAACCCAACCACTGTCTTTATTTAAAGAAACTTGTTTGCAGGGGTAGCTACGATAAAATACTCAGACACGTGTCCATCTTTATTTAATGATGGATCACAAATGGCACGTAGAAATTTTAAGTAGCCTACTCGTCACGGAATTTGAATTTACTGAACGTTACGTAATTCTGAAAACGGTTTTGCAATTTGGATCTCCCTTAGGTATTTTATGCACTTTAGGTGGTTacgttcttttgtttgtttttttccgcgTGGAATTTCACGTTTTGTACGGAAAAGTTCacattttttgcattttagGGAATCCCCCATTTTATCGACAGTCGGTGTGAAGCATGACATGTCTTCCGAACATCCGAAGACCGGCATATTTAAAAGACAAATGAACGTTCAAAGGATGTACAGGATAGAGATAGTAAGTTTCATTGTCTTTGTATCTGATGCCATCCAGTCATAGTTTTAATTAAGTAACCTCTTTTTGCATTCATAACTTAAGTAcaccatttttctttgttctttgttTGCTGAAAAAGTGCTTTCATTGAGTATATAATCACATGACAACTAATGATAGGTTGCTCATTGAATCATAAGCTTTTCATTGCCTCTTCAATTGGAAGCAAATGGTTGGTTTTTTGGCGAACAATTGACTGTACATGTTATTTTGTAATGCCCGTCGATACAACAGTATACGATGGAACAACACCATGTGTGATACATGTCTGTTCACAAAACAAGTTAACCTCAACATTCATTTCCCTTTCATATTCTCTCTATTTCTTGTTCTCTTTCTTATctagaagaaaagaaggatAAAGTCCACGCTGGATGGGCTGCTTATCAGAGTCTGCCCTTTTGCCATCTGTAGATGATGATGACAGCCACTGACTGCTGCACCCCTCAGAACTAGTAGAAATTCATCGAGTGCTGGCCGGCGACGATATTCTTTGATCGACTGACCTCGGATTCAAATTGACATGTTGTACATACGTAGGAGGTGGCTATAGTTTTGCTTTTTTAGTTTAtctccccccaccccccaccGTTGACTTGTATAACTACCGACGGGCTTGTGAGATGGTTCTTGTCATCTTtccaagagtttttttttttttagcgaaTAACAGCCGGAGAAttcccaaaaacaaaacaagtctAGGGCATATTTCAAGGTTATAGGCTACTGTTACATATTGGATGTAAGGCGAACATCAAATGTTAAGTATTCTTGTGTTTATTGAAGAAGAAGTTGTTTATTTGGCTGGTTGTGACATTGGCGATTCCCAGACGGACGCCATATGATCGTCGTCATCGTCCGCCAAACAGATAAAAATTGAGGCGCGATCTTCTGCGAAGGATGACCTGCCAAACCCATCCAGCCatttgaaaatattgaaattcaGTACCAAGCTGGAGAACGAGttccattaaaaaatttgtttgatttggGTCAGTCAGATTCAATTCCCTATTACAATTTATCCTGTCGTATTTCAGCAGTAAAACTGTCAGCTTTAAATTCACCCCTACAAAGATTAAGAGAAATGGACGGCGTCGATTATTACTTGTGTCTCGATAGCTTTTTAGGCCATGTTATTCTACCTTCGGCCTTGACATGGAAGTGTGATATCACATGTTATATGGTAGACATGCTGTAGGGTTTTGATATCTAACGGACGTGCTCAACGATATGGGGACCGATAGCGGA belongs to Daphnia magna isolate NIES linkage group LG1, ASM2063170v1.1, whole genome shotgun sequence and includes:
- the LOC116934816 gene encoding low-density lipoprotein receptor-related protein 3 isoform X2, producing the protein MLSSLLRILPFQALLILLSSSSVSCTAPKTQHSCDKINLIESSAGQIFSPLRHYGNGNISYPSRVNCAWYIKIQPGSVITLSFSTFDLEEGRHLCSAKPCCGDTWLSILSIPSHSAQLVSMPFNFPVQDTVNFLYCGSLALPPLVFSGSGLILTFKTGDIITGGKGFVLDFTIDKPMRNYCEDDHFHCSNGKCILKTWLCNGWDECGDSSDEQNCTVACKTGYSHCSSNSSLCYDFIHGRCNGILDCPGGEDEQACALTCGNQLPCRTRGGCYRSAQRCDGVNDCPDGSDEEGCDAALCGPHRDGFLCRNRHCVTASARCDGIKDCGDFSDEETCMKMSVITAVILGSLICGLLLVIAAGCGLRLYHLRVALEQRWSTIRLQQRTVHSQDFDEFGHRRPVMGRLPPPSYAQATGAVDLSSSSRTISSPGTCVPSQRQRQSNRVRRPAPPLPEPPMPLPLRLSTSGPSSVEVELRAQLPPNDITDPLPQPSQPSSHLAAGSFLARLVRRVWRKDLSSNGGGGSGDGVSFSPSSPSSSSLPDAQGSIAQDLHINSGSGATNTSRTAYHLSAFIAPNRRSDDIDDAGDDDEDDVDTEPLIESHSP
- the LOC116934836 gene encoding uncharacterized protein LOC116934836 — its product is MAEKNDVDDEGQDDLAWVDEGDILVDPLAVEELVDDSFNFPNQVCSHCDGYYGPCFGQHACTTCHLFLFPDNINQPPEANFSEHKTDDDDSGNDEPSDLPTDFKDNGYCGSHGQNCSHPALSPAAPRRAEPFRWAVAPLKIDRLAEQLSLLSTPRLTDSILTAVQALPPELLMQVFSHLDDISLWSASKVCKRWQQLVAECITNDQWNQFTFRRWPLFRPNYAVAEWAGVFANLVDSSPCLYCLHRSNVEEEGAWEPSNHWRNNRLCNEWRIFCTDPPEGIRATPLDRAWSHWQASITGPTSSPYEGGVFYLHVQIPHSYPIRPPSVRFATKIFHPNISRHGDIGLDCIQHNWSLALTIAKVLISVQSLLTDPFCAVAMEADVAEMYINKRARFNAVARNWTSKYAMNDIRRPC
- the LOC116934816 gene encoding low-density lipoprotein receptor-related protein 3 isoform X1; translation: MLSSLLRILPFQALLILLSSSSVSCTAPKTQHSCDKINLIESSAGQIFSPLRHYGNGNISYPSRVNCAWYIKIQPGSVITLSFSTFDLEEGRHLCSAKPCCGDTWLSILSIPSHSAQLVSMPFNFPVQDTVNFLYCGSLALPPLVFSGSGLILTFKTGDIITGGKGFVLDFTIDKPMRNYCEDDHFHCSNGKCILKTWLCNGWDECGDSSDEQNCTVACKTGYSHCSSNSSLCYDFIHGRCNGILDCPGGEDEQACALTCGNQLPCRTRGGCYRSAQRCDGVNDCPDGSDEEGCDAALCGPHRDGFLCRNRHCVTASARCDGIKDCGDFSDEETCMKVKPNKMSVITAVILGSLICGLLLVIAAGCGLRLYHLRVALEQRWSTIRLQQRTVHSQDFDEFGHRRPVMGRLPPPSYAQATGAVDLSSSSRTISSPGTCVPSQRQRQSNRVRRPAPPLPEPPMPLPLRLSTSGPSSVEVELRAQLPPNDITDPLPQPSQPSSHLAAGSFLARLVRRVWRKDLSSNGGGGSGDGVSFSPSSPSSSSLPDAQGSIAQDLHINSGSGATNTSRTAYHLSAFIAPNRRSDDIDDAGDDDEDDVDTEPLIESHSP